In the genome of Hippoglossus hippoglossus isolate fHipHip1 chromosome 12, fHipHip1.pri, whole genome shotgun sequence, one region contains:
- the cplane1 gene encoding ciliogenesis and planar polarity effector 1, giving the protein MELKLEVVLSTSIKRKKPWPRFCWLGQEKESVFLLDDKRISEINMVSGRTKKRTPKLHPLLNSVVTMASSRSGVWLCGILVSGELFLWNRDKDLLKTAAAAPEVVQVITSGQGNTPRFSLQVSRDGMRVLLVAITGHVFLWECVDVRDLTGVRDGTVKGRWAHIKPLEDTVLPSLLDKEACQHSIFVKTEAVGDACLSALVFTSGKKLIITCLKIQWEEGNMRVGSVGYSIQWATKTYPMSHLTPTCQPVKSRGAMVPAFSPDGQLLAIVLNQRHPKATQVLYVSTQNFVSVSSSLGGCGMKTLEIPSKYIRSYWVGSVSWSPSSLFLACVLKRGSLLVLARLGGLLSLTSSGCNVDFGPAHFLPLHPLVTYRPPVSAGSVEANMSSSSLSVRDILRQRYSVTWHPRLLYLIVSDGYMATVMRVLDRPSPAMLLKSLLKDTSRDLEKTSLKLEQSKIHVRAWLESVSCLNLDSSLEALSPIVTRGPNAADSVFSGPTGGSTLPLFLQDQGTLSGTKGLFEKVQTFLDDDSDFDGPPAGSHMENVGRLEFASMFDTLHAHDTQTDTLLTTGPDYEKDFAEPERKTPLLHRELGKIRTKLLTAWAFGLSLGNEVEHRACLLKHTLLCVVRFAALVHLISSSTDHTGKKNTSVSTRLLHLIKTLLSFLPWDSAHSNGPCCQGLVVELSKRLIRLLLTPHPESYQTGHCQLSSQLLSTVLHILQLVSDSLDHTYSLQQKTVWSSAKKESVAQSQQLWPSDVYHVPLLQDEKKKKLASLDQGCPVPQRPSSRLFGVWQWVYKVTQKYLEELNNYEGCDGWEEEQQQLTFLMSQIQTALQATGAKLEQGPALMSYPGEHLFLCGLYPKSAEAWRSQICDESNKICDRRVFQEERLCLALLYSLLSQYRLREAQELGDHMARLILHRAGHQKDNRKSKTDSFPCTWLPVDLHSDAAFAVVQSLGRVMASYFANQPLHILPPHNVAVLPPLHLPHGPSVGRLVPLCQEEVATAVRRQHLSEVWTVDYAQDLLLLGGLLPEAVWLASHLGDWKTAVSLSLAYTSYCTDHCDFARLRRRELHLPTDMEAESIFQAELESLLGNKPDSQGHRDKEYDKSLTDPLEGEDWDLLLVSMQEILRASVMAGVNVMSSPLSSLLDTAKDLCSCLPLLVPSGLYLPSPPLYCPQPSPNTQDPIGTVGQFAEVASRHKVSAVLQRLLLLLRSARCCQPAAQWYITHLRRARHLLHKIKKKYSYPAATEEEKAFPEGLMKFVTRSGFFRLGPNKDGHLDSDTIQTIICFRELCGLCWMLHVRDQLSISCRKYQAARQHCRDKQIPGDSDVRSSCAEALRWARRFLPFSRYLNAEEILQDVLLSLVSELPPVSLVADTLVQAFPGEEESVRVPLREKYNSLLQRLRQCNVLEGERDEANELMMVLIQDKHRQRRKHLGRLRRHLAPPELHLWEKEEEEEDRGNKHGMAMMRQLSLGTSLSTSTLTDCGFPPVCSDGDTAENTSEAISPEQHCRAMSRDKKVHKVRDRENAVKIESAIQEETHPDGTKGNEKSPLPVVGTWEFELEDEEYLNFLELFISYELEKDGADGGDPGSELPLLKSFSSKLRERELHSLTFDVLTTIHRRQRDGHHPGRKPWSSDPPVFRAGCCYKPIKQGPTPEPQSSAVWNEASISRASLSVSSLPGPRTGKMKGLFGLRKQSSVHLAQRKNRGHCGSESSPIKSTFPIGQPSESLMFASPTSVEAVTELQQGLVPKLEAQFPELGRLLEWMVRWADRRVLLHHRRKKKERGGGVGGPADEGVVIRVKASAPAVLTSLSLLEWRYTALFGTERYSTHIQVPETQWTVAPVVQPAVDGNPERESSIDTGYPGSANTPITGPDHNLQQGELSISSCTDEPEELTRHRKPLSNDQDQQTFHAQRAQSSSQQPYLDDLDFASEKEGKSSGSERLEMSSLEICENICTLETSLKLADLDSENTEDTFTSTSLSVQAPLHPEPQALPPVQPKASVHTDVTDTVGGLFPDTPVDPPNLQPQSSMAGAPTPVSAAPDQPLSNQPPQMRQRLGEDLFRLVQNINYMSMMEVLGASFSSLELAQQNSSLAQSSMNSSHPNVPSSHVTNFIPQPNVLPVQTSVSVAPQTQASGAGVNDQEMHPLSVLVGSPEIQFKQSRSLILSSKGLLVTADIRQAVPSTPVALPSNVSLQNDPAPQVLKLLQARCPPLHQERAPHYPPAQESQTRHTENPAFLESHQPQRKHSYQAASERAEEKRTGSSVLRRQLSFNNSQDPPPCSSEPRIQMSEGSRGQEFPLLPPAFPAQTPARMQDPRLLHLQPSAPSNITFPKLPMPVLSRPSTVMSAPMGGIPVTKLLHIQPGPKMMSPMAAPSTQMTSLISREDLTSSVIRRQNVEEVQQRLLRVDPPNESTRAAPTSPSSNSSKRQRRREEKTCGERKTAVTFKPNESIIPMQTPADEPVKPVIEEPAVSEITPGHSFAIPLGSFDSLLTGQTLLDKAESTSAELHAFASTCKKPPECHDAFTNTEPACPPTLVDKSVSASVTTSSPESQGSQNLHLVQNIEENRKKPERVQVRYQMWRLTQPCTDVHRHQFISVLDLEDNALHHDLPWCLSPGTQDVPSVRPSSPTSAQLHVLATSVIRSHAAAAAASDPQPSITITDNLLKPNTHPDTPEDSQLHSHESSPERVTLQDMADPSDSQICQAIKTLSVGPHRASFSPPTVLFSSRLSELDAQVASLQRIADNLEMDFSNSRMLVSTIENLTPGFGPNMKSPGAVKKNVRLSVPKEAWTPRLEVLTEPNAYEEEEERQDDQYVHHSDSFRHFTPSHSQRAGPSYAHTPRKVKDPSPEASGISHVWEEENLGQTGLSDTAEMLEELVREGYLSRTDLDLSTSQPAHHSSRPERRDNSWVSPSSVFPDDERRELRIWMKGKQRERLAVYQKHRESLRERELDPFPVPGKVKSTNRNQVTVWRTRQEKEKFMLMEQYNQRTLEACSLARGFPASPPVLRSSSQPEGPPLPAPSQSTSAPLFGSTHRVYRTSSNDKRNLKSPSGPSQPLARPWTAEGQGRPTGDHSRRLGLHRPVTSLPRDRLSQVTRRGMVTDTKSHMKRHTANQIEDHQVGYERKMQFNKRPSGGTAFGRGIQREQMKTEDEEMKRREESNTVLTRLSDEQDDGAAAGASEMDWLDNLSDSAGSCLSKIDWAAIERMVAADGD; this is encoded by the exons atggagctgaagctggaggtTGTTCTGTCGACCAGCATCAAACGGAAGAAACCATGGCCCAGATTCTGCTGGCTCGgtcag GAGAAGGAGTCTGTGTTCCTGTTAGATGACAAACGGATCAGTGAGATCAACATGGTCTCCGGTCGCACGAAGAAGAGGACCCCGAAACTCCATCCTTTGCTCAACAGTGTGGTGACAATGGCCTCATCCCGCAGCG gTGTGTGGCTTTGTGGGATTTTGGTCTCGGGAGAACTCTTTCTGTGGAACAGGGATAAGGACTTGTTGAAGACTGCTGCAGCTGCCCCAGAAGTAGTTCAAGTCATTACTTCTGGTCAAG gaaaTACCCCACGGTTTTCTCTTCAGGTTTCAAGGGATGGAATGCGTGTGCTTCTGGTAGCCATAACCGGACACGTCTTCCTGTGGGAGTGTGTGGATGTCAGGGATTTGACAGGAGTTCGAGATGGCACAGTCAAGGGACGTTGGGCCCATATCAAGCCCCTTGAGGATACGGTTCTGCCTTCTCTACTTGACAAAGAAGCATGCCAACACTCAATATTTGTAAAGACAGAG GCTGTGGGTGATGCCTGCTTATCAGCCCTTGTTTTCACATCCGGGAAGAAGCTTATAATCACCTGTTTGAAAATTCAGTGGGAGGAAGGCAACATGAGAGTGGG ATCTGTGGGATATAGCATACAGTGGGCCACCAAGACATACCCCATGTCTCATCTCACCCCAACCTGCCAACCAGTCAAGTCTAGAGGGGCCATGGTGCCAGCCTTCTCCCCAGATGGCCAACTGTTAGCCATCGTCCTGAACCAGAGACATCCAAAG GCTACACAGGTCCTGTATGTGAGCACACAGAATTTTGTCTCAGTATCAAGCAGCCTTGGAGGATGTGGAATGAAGACGTTAGAGATTCCCTCCAAATACATAAG GTCGTACTGGGTGGGCAGTGTGAGCTGGTCCCCCAGCAGCCTTTTCCTGGCATGTGTCCTCAAGAGGGGCTCCCTTCTTGTGTTGGCTCGGCTCGGGGGCCTTCTCAGTCTAACAAGCTCCGGTTGTAATGTGGACTTTGGGCCGGCGCACTTCCTACCCCTGCATCCCCTCGTCACTTACCG gccACCAGTGTCTGCAGGGTCAGTGGAGGCCAATATGTCCAGTTCTAGCCTGTCGGTGCGGGACATTCTGAGGCAGCGATATTCCGTGACCTGGCATCCTCGGCTGTTGTATCTCATTGTGTCTGATGGCTACATGGCCACCGTAATGAGGGTACTCGACAGGCCTTCTCCTGCCATGTTGCTGAAATCACTTTTAAAGGACACCAGCAGGGATCTGGAGAAGACCAGTCTGAAGCTGGAACAATCAAAG ATTCACGTGAGGGCATGGTTGGAGTCAGTATCTTGCCTAAATCTTGACAGCAGCCTTGAGGCACTCAGTCCCATTGTTACACGTGGTCCCAACGCTGCAGACTCTGTCTTCTCGGGACCCACAGGTGGATCCACTTTGCCACTTTTCCTGCAGGACCAAGGGACGTTGAGTGGAACCAAGGGGCTTTTTGAAAAAGTGCAG ACTTTCCTTGATGACGACTCTGATTTCGACGGACCTCCTGCTGGTTCTCACATGGAGAATGTCGGTCGTTTGGAGTTTGCCTCAATGTTTGACACTCTACATGCCCatgacacacaaactgacactcTACTTACTACTGGTCCAGATTATGAAAAGGACTTTGCTGAACCAGAGAGGAAgactcctcttcttcaccgTGAACTCGGGAAAATTCGGACTAAGCTGCTAACAGCCTGGGCGTTTGGCCTGTCTCTAGGAAATGAGGTGGAACATAGAGCGTGTCTGCTGAAGCATACCCTCCTTTGTGTGGTGCGATTTGCTGCTCTGGTCCATTTGATCTCCAGCTCCACGGACCACACAGGAAAAAAGAATACCTCAGTCTCTACCCGGCTCCTCCATCTTATCAAAACCCTGTTATCTTTTCTTCCCTGGGATAGCGCTCACTCAAATGGGCCATGCTGCCAGGGCCTGGTGGTAGAGCTCAGTAAACGACTGATACGCCTCCTGCTGACTCCTCACCCTGAGTCCTACCAGACCGGACACTGTCAGCTATCATCTCAACTTCTGTCCACCGTCCTGCACATTTTGCAGCTGGTCTCGGATTCTCTTGACCACACATACAGCCTGCAGCAAAAAACTGTGTGGTCCTCTGCAAAGAAGGAATCTGTTGCCCAGTCACAACAGCTGTGGCCTTCAGATGTTTACCATGTACCTCTGCTACAggatgagaagaaaaagaaactcgCCTCGCTGGATCAGGGATGTCCTGTTCCCCAGCGACCATCTAGCAG attGTTCGGAGTGTGGCAGTGGGTGTACAAGGTCACCCAGAAGTATCTGGAAGAACTGAACAACTATGAAGGCTGCGACGgctgggaggaggagcagcagcagttgacTTTCCTCATGTCCCAGATTCAAACAGCTCTGCAGGCCACAGGAGCAAAGCTCGAGCAGGGTCCTGCACTGATGAGTTACCCAG GTGAACATCTTTTCCTGTGTGGCTTGTATCCAAAGAGTGCCGAGGCCTGGCGGTCACAAATTTGTGACGAGAGTAACAAAA tttGCGATCGCAGGGTCTTCCAGGAGGAACGGCTCTGTCTGGCACTCCTCTACAGTCTTCTGTCCCAGTACCGTCTAAGGGAAGCCCAAGAGTTGGGCGACCACATGGCACGTCTCATCCTGCACAGGGCTGGACATCAGAAGGACAACAGAAAATCCAAAACAG ATTCTTTTCCTTGCACGTGGCTCCCAGTCGATCTTCACAGTGATGCAGCCTTTGCAGTGGTTCAGAGTCTGGGGAGAGTCATGGCCTCTTACTTCGCCAACCAACCCCTCCACATCCTGCCCCCTCACAATGTGGCCGTCTTGCCTCCTCTGCATTTACCTCATG GCCCAAGTGTTGGGCGCTTGGTGCCTCTATGCCAAGAGGAGGTGGCAACAGCAGTTCGACGACAGCATCTCTCAGAGGTGTGGACAGTGGACTACGCCCAGGACCTGCTCCTTCTCGGGGGTCTGCTGCCTGAGGCTGTGTGGTTGGCTTCCCACCTCGGGGACTGGAAGACAGCGGTTTCTCTGAGTCTGGCTTACACAAGCTACTGCACTGACCACTGCGACTTTGCTCG GCTGAGAAGGAGAGAGCTCCACCTCCCAACAGATATGGAAGCAGAAAGCATTTTTCAGGCTGAGTTGGAGAGTCTTCTTGGGAATAAGCCGGACTCCCAGGGGCACAGAGACAAGGAATATGACAAGAGCTTGACAG ACCCTTTGGAAGGAGAGGACTGGGATTTATTACTAGTTTCCATGCAGGAGATTCTGAGAGCATCAGTCATGGCTGGAGTGAATGTTATGTCCTCACCCTTGTCTTCCTTGCTGGACACAGCCAAAGACTTGTGTTCCTGTTTACCTCTGTTGGTGCCCAGTGGACTGTATCTCCCCTCCCCACCTCTTTATTGCCCTCAGCCTTCCCCGAACACACAG GACCCGATAGGAACAGTAGGGCAGTTTGCAGAGGTTGCATCACGTCACAAGGTGTCTGCGGTTCTCCAAAGATTGCTTTTACTTCTGAGATCTGCCCGTTGTTGCCAACCTGCTGCCCAGTGGTACATCACCCATCTGCGCCGGGCCAGACACCTACTACACAAG ATCAAAAAGAAGTACTCATATCCAGCAGCTACTGAAGAAGAGAAAGCTTTCCCAGAAGGGCTGATGAAGTTTGTCACGCGCAGTGGATTCTTCAGACTGGGCCCTAACAAAGACGGTCATTTGGACTCTGACACGATCCAAACTATTA TCTGTTTCAGGGAGCTGTGTGGTTTATGCTGGATGTTGCATGTCAGGGACCAACTCTCCATTTCCTGCAGGAAGTATCAGGCTGCCAGGCAGCATTGCAGAGATAAACAg ATCCCTGGTGATTCAGATGTGAGATCTAGCTGCGCTGAAGCTCTCCGCTGGGCCCGTCGCTTTCTGCCTTTCTCTCGCTACCTCAATGCTGAAGAAATTCTCCAGGACGTACTGCTCAGCCTCGTGTCTGAACTGCCTCCGGTCTCTTTG GTTGCAGACACGCTGGTACAAGCCTTCCCGGGGGAGGAAGAGTCTGTCAGAGTCCCGCTGAGAGAAAAGTATAACTCACTGCTACAGAGACTGAGGCAATGCAATGTCCTTG AAGGTGAAAGGGATGAGGCAAATGAGTTGATGATGGTTCTGATTCAGGACAAACacaggcagaggagaaaacatcttGGGCGTTTGCGGAGGCACCTGGCTCCCCCTGAGCTCCACCTgtgggagaaggaggaggaagaggaggacaggggAAACAAACATGGGATGGCAATGATGAGGCAACTCTCACTGGGTACAAGTCTGAGCACCAGCACTTTAACCGACTGCGGGTTTCCCCCAGTGTGCAGTGATGGAGACACAGCAGAGAACACATCTGAGGCCATCTCCCCTGAACAGCATTGCCGAGCCATGTCCAG ggacaaaaaagtacataaagtaagagacagagaaaatgcTGTTAAGATTGAAAGCGCCATTCAGGAGGAGACTCACCCAGACGGTACCAAGGGGAATGAGAAGTCCCCCTTACCAGTGGTTGGCACCTGGGAGTTTGAGTTGGAAGACGAAGAATATTTGAACTTCCTGGAGCTCTTCATCAGCTACGAGCTAGAGAAGGATGGTGCTGATGGAGGGGACCCGGGCAGTGAACTTCCTTTGCTGAAGAGCTTCTCCTCcaagctgagggagagagagttgCACTCGCTCACTTTTGATGTGCTCACAACGATACATCGGCGTCAAAGAGACGGGCACCATCCAGGGAGGAAACCTTGGAGCAGCGACCCTCCAGTGTTCAGAGCTGGATGCTGCTACAAGCCCATTAAGCAAGGCCCGACACCTGAACCTCAATCGTCCGCCGTCTGGAATGAAGCCTCCATATCCAGAGCCAGTCTTTCAGTCAGTTCTCTTCCTGGGCCGAGAACTGGCAAGATGAAAGGTTTGTTTGGCCTCCGAAAGCAAAGCAGTGTGCATTTAGCCCAAAGGAAGAATAGGGGTCACTGTGGTTCTGAATCTAGCCCTATTAAAAGTACCTTTCCCATTGGGCAGCCATCAGAGAGCTTGATGTTTGCCTCCCCAACTTCAGTGGAAGCTGTGACTGAACTGCAGCAGGGCCTGGTCCCTAAATTAGAGGCTCAGTTTCCAGAGCTGGGCCGGCTGCTGGAGTGGATGGTGCGCTGGGCTGATAGGAGGGTGCTTCTTCATCatagaagaaagaagaaagagaggggaggaggggtcgGAGGACCAGCTGACGAAGGAGTAGTGATTCGTGTCAAAGCCTCAGCGCCTGCTGTCCTCACCTCCCTCAGCTTACTAGAGTGGAGGTACACGGCTCTATTTGGGACGGAGCGCTACAGCACCCACATCCAAGTTCCAGAAACACAGTGGACTGTGGCCCCTGTGGTGCAACCTGCGGTGGACGGGAAcccggagagagagagcagtatTGATACAGGCTACCCCGGATCTGCCAACACTCCCATCACTGGTCCGGATCACAATCTACAGCAAGGGGAACTCTCCAT cagctcttgCACAGATGAACCAGAGGAACTGACACGTCACAGGAAGCCTCTTTCTAATGACCAGGACCAACAGACCTTTCATGCTCAGCGGGCACAGTCCAGTTCACAACAACCATATCTCGATGACTTAGATTTTGCATCTGAAAAAGAAG gTAAAAGTAGTGGCAGTGAGCGGTTGGAGATGTCATCCCttgaaatctgtgaaaacatctgcacacTTGAAACG AGTTTGAAGCTTGCAGACTTGGactcagaaaacactgaagataCGTTCACTTCCACCTCTCT AAGTGTACAAGCTCCCCTACACCCAGAGCCCCAAGCTCTTCCTCCTGTGCAGCCCAAGGCCTCGGTTCACACAGATGTCACGGATACAGTTGGTGGGCTGTTCCCCGATACACCTGTAGATCCTCCCAACCTTCAGCCACAAAGCTCCATGGCTGGTGCACCCACTCCTGTTTCTGCAGCACCCGATCAGCCATTATCCAATCAGCCCCCACAGATGAGACAGCGACTGGGTGAAGACTTATTTAGATTAGTTCAG AATATCAACTACATGAGCATGATGGAGGTTTTGGGAGCTTCCTTTTCCAGCCTGGAACTTGCCCAGCAGAACTCTTCTTTGGCTCAGTCTAGCATGAACTCCTCACACCCTAATGTGCCATCATCCCATGTAACCAACTTCATCCCTCAACCAAATGTCTTACCTGTTCAAACCTCAGTTTCTGTGGCACCCCAGACACAGGCAA GTGGAGCAGGTGTAAATGATCAG gAAATGCATCCGCTCTCTGTCCTCGTGGGGTCCCCAGAAATCCAGTTTAAACAGAGTAGGAGTTTGATCCTGTCCTCCAAGGGGCTTCTGGTCACTGCTGACATTAGACAGGCTGTTCCCAGTACTCCTGTGGCACTGCCTTCTAATGTTAGCCTACAAAACGACCCTGCTCCCCAGGTCTTGAAGTTACTACAGGCTCGGTGTCCGCCATTGCATCAGGAGAGAGCCCCACACTATCCTCCAGCCCAAGAGTCCCAGACGCGACACACTGAAAACCCTGCATTTCTCGAATCCCATCAGCCCCAGCGCAAACACAGTTACCAAGCCGCCTCAGAGAgggcagaagaaaaaagaaccGGATCTTCAGTTCTAAGAAGACAACTCAGTTTTAATAATTCACAGGATCCACctccctgcagctctgaaccCCGGATCCAGATGTCAGAGGGTTCCAGGGGGCAGGAGTTCCCATTACTTCCTCCTGCTTTTCCAGCTCAGACACCTGCTCGAATGCAGGACCCTCGCCTGCTGCATCTTCAGCCTAGTGCACCCAGCAACATCACGTTCCCTAAACTACCCATGCCAGTTTTATCCAGGCCCTCTACTGTCATGTCAGCTCCAATGGGAGGAATACCTGTGACCAAGCTTTTACATATACAGCCTGGACCAAAAATG ATGTCGCCCATGGCAGCTCCTTCCACACAAATGACCTCCCTCATCTCCAGGGAGGATTTGACAAGTTCAGTGATCAGGAGGCAGAATGTGGAAGAGGTTCAACAGCGGTTGCTCAGAGTAGACCCACCTAATGAGAGCACCAGAGCAGCTCCGACTTCTCCCAGCTCAAACTCCAGCAAAAG gcagaggaggagagaggaaaagacgTGCGGGGAAAGAAAAACGGCGGTCACATTTAAACCAAATGAGTCCATCATCCCTATGCAGACG CCAGCAGATGAGCCTGTAAAGCCTGTAATTGAAGAGCCTGCAGTATCAGAGATCACTCCTGGACACAGCTTTGCGATTCCTCTCG GTTCCTTTGACTCTCTGCTGACTGGTCAGACATTGTTGGACAAGGCTGAGTCCACTTCAGCTGAGCTACACGCTTTTGCTTCCACGTGTAAAAAACCTCCAGAGTGTCATGATGCGTTCACCAACACAGAGCCAG CTTGTCCTCCCACGCTTGTGGATAAatctgtgtctgcctctgtcACCACTAGTAGCCCTGAAT CACAAGGTTCACAGAATCTTCATCTTGTTCAAAACATAGAGGAGAACCGAAAGAAACCAGAGAGGGTACAGGTGAGATACCAGATGTGGAGGTTGACTCAGCCCTGTACA GACGTGCACCGCCACCAGTTCATAAGTGTCTTGGATCTGGAAGACAATGCCCTGCACCATGATTTGCCGTGGTGTCTCAGCCCAGGAACACAGGATGTTCCTTCCGTACGCCCTTCATCACCAACTTCTGCTCAGCTTCATGTTCTTGCAACTTCTGTTATTAGgagtcatgctgctgctgctgctgcttctgatCCTCAACCATCAATCACAATCACAGACAATCTGCTCAAACCCAACACTCATCCAG ATACCCCTGAGGATTCTCAGTTACACAGTCATGAGTCCAGTCCAGAGAGAGTGACTCTACAAGACATGGCAGATCCCTCTGACTCTCAGATCTGTCAGGCCATTAAGACGCTGAGTGTCGGACCTCACAGAGCTTCCTTCTCACCTCCTACAGTCCTGTTCTCCTCTCGCCTGTCAGAGCTGGATGCTCAGGTGGCTTCACTGCAGAGAATTGCAGACAATCTGGAGATGGACTTCTCCAACTCCAGGATG CTTGTGAGCACCATCGAAAATCTCACCCCTGGCTTTGGTCCTAATATGAAGAGTCCCGGGGCAGTGAAGAAAAACGTCAGACTGTCCGTCCCAAAGGAAG CATGGACGCCACGATTAGAGGTTTTAACTGAACCAAACGCCtacgaagaggaagaggaacgtCAGGACGACCAATATGTGCATCACAGTGACTCCTTCCGTCATTTCACTCCTTCTCACAGTCAAAGAGCCGGTCCTTCCTACGCTCACACCCCTCGAA AAGTAAAAGATCCCTCTCCTGAAGCATCTGGAATATCCCATGT ATGGGAAGAGGAGAATCTGGGTCAGACTGGGCTATCGGATACAGCGGAAATGTTAGAGGAGCTGGTTAGGGAAGGGTATTTATCCCGAACTGACCTGGATTTGTCCACTTCACAGCCTGCACACCACAGCAG CAGGCCGGAGCGGCGGGACAACAGCTGGGTGTCGCCGAGTAGCGTCTTCCCAGATgacgagaggagagagctgAGGATCTGGATGAaagggaaacagagggaaaggcTTGCTGTTtatcaaaaacacagagaaagtctgagggagagggagctAGACCCTTTTCCTGTCCCTGGAAAAGTG AAATCCACAAACAGAAATCAAGTGACCGTTTGGAGAACTagacaggaaaaagaaaa GTTCATGCTGATGGAGCAATACAACCAGAGGACCCTTGAAGCTTGTTCTTTGGCCAGGGGCTTCCCCGCCTCCCCTCCAGTCCTACGCAGTTCTTCCCAGCCTGAAGGTCCTCCGCTGCCCGCCCCCTCACAGTCCACATCCGCTCCTCTTTTCGGAAGCACTCACAG gGTTTACAGGACATCTTCCAATGACAAAAGAAATCTTAAATCCCCGTCAGGACCATCTCAGCCCCTCGCTCGTCCATGGACTGCTGAGGGGCAGGGACGACCTACGGGGGATCACAGCAGGAGACTGGGTCTACATAGACCAG TTACCTCTTTGCCAAGGGACCGTCTGTCTCAGGTGACCAGACGTGGCATGGTCACCGACACAAAGAGCCACATGAAAAGACACACGGCCAACCAGATTGAGGATCATCAAGTTGGATATGAGAGAAAGATGCAGTTCAACAAAAGGCCCTCAGGAGGGACTGCTTTTGGAAGAGGAATCCAGAGGGAGCAGATGAAGACAGAAGACGAAGAAATGAAGAGGCGAGAGGAGTCCAACACA GTTTTGACCAGGCTGTCGGATGAGCAGGATGATGGAGCCGCAGCTGGTGCGTCAGAGATGGACTGGCTGGACAACCTGTCTGACAGCGCCGGCAGCTGCCTCAGCAAAATCGACTGGGCTGCTATCGAGAGGATGGTGGCTGCAGACGGAGACTGA